A portion of the Tenacibaculum todarodis genome contains these proteins:
- a CDS encoding efflux RND transporter periplasmic adaptor subunit, whose amino-acid sequence MKNIYTILTLSVALLLASCGSEDKKPVVDNSPAIAVKVRPVAANSNSPFLSVSGKIQASNSADLSTRMMGYVNKVHVNVGDKVRKGQLLVSINNSDLQAKRAQINAGITEATAAYNNAQKDYNRFKNLFADNSASQKEMDDMIANFEMAKARVESANQMKNEINAQFAYSNITAPFSGIVTSKNVEAGNMANPGVPLISIETPGNFEVMAMIPETEISEIKKGTTVDVLVKSINKTIKGKVTEVSTSAKNTGGQYLVKIDLDKTEAKILSGMFTTVQFPVERKAKSTLVLIPTEAIITNGQLSGVYTPSQSNTALLRWLRLGRTFGNQVEVLSGLNADEAYIVSAEGKLFNGVKISIQ is encoded by the coding sequence ATGAAAAATATATATACAATTCTAACACTTTCTGTAGCTCTTTTATTAGCAAGTTGTGGAAGCGAAGACAAAAAACCAGTTGTAGATAATTCACCAGCAATTGCTGTAAAAGTGAGACCAGTAGCTGCAAATAGTAATAGTCCGTTTTTAAGCGTAAGCGGAAAAATTCAAGCAAGTAACAGTGCCGATTTAAGTACCAGAATGATGGGCTATGTAAATAAAGTACATGTAAATGTTGGTGATAAAGTACGTAAAGGACAATTATTAGTTTCTATTAACAATAGTGATTTACAAGCTAAAAGAGCACAAATAAATGCAGGAATAACAGAAGCAACAGCTGCTTATAATAATGCACAAAAAGATTATAATCGTTTTAAAAACTTGTTTGCAGATAACAGTGCATCACAAAAAGAAATGGATGATATGATTGCAAATTTTGAAATGGCAAAAGCACGAGTTGAATCTGCAAACCAAATGAAAAACGAAATCAACGCACAATTTGCATACAGTAATATTACAGCGCCTTTTAGTGGAATAGTAACGAGTAAAAATGTAGAAGCTGGTAATATGGCAAATCCAGGAGTGCCTTTAATAAGTATAGAAACACCAGGTAATTTTGAAGTGATGGCAATGATTCCTGAAACAGAAATTTCTGAAATCAAAAAAGGAACAACTGTAGATGTACTAGTAAAATCTATTAACAAAACCATAAAAGGAAAAGTTACAGAGGTAAGTACTTCTGCTAAAAATACAGGCGGACAATATTTAGTGAAAATAGATTTAGACAAAACGGAAGCTAAAATTCTGTCTGGAATGTTTACAACAGTTCAGTTTCCTGTAGAAAGAAAAGCAAAATCAACATTAGTTTTAATTCCAACAGAAGCAATTATTACTAATGGACAATTATCTGGAGTGTATACACCAAGTCAAAGTAATACAGCATTATTACGCTGGTTACGTTTGGGTAGAACTTTTGGAAATCAAGTAGAAGTATTATCTGGTTTAAATGCAGATGAAGCATACATTGTTTCTGCTGAAGGAAAACTATTTAATGGCGTTAAAATTTCAATTCAATAA
- a CDS encoding TolC family protein, translated as MKNPLFILFLFLGTLFLQAQEIKPISKKAVLKQVSEKNTSIKISEQEFNVAKADYKQTNAVFLPNITASHTGISTTNPLMAFGSKLNQEILTQNDFNPALLNDPTTTRNFATKIEIQQPLINLDGIYQRKAAKSKMEAMSLKTERTQDFMTFEVEKAYMQLQLAYKAVAVLEKALEAANANKKLADNSFKQGYLQRADVLNVEVRVTEVQNQLQTAKSNVQNASNYLSFLMNDKTYVVYKPTDKLMISTFSIEDKMVSENRSDIKAMQLASNAYEAMNKSDKMAFLPKLNAFGSYEMYDNKIFQGSANGYLIGAQLSWDIFQGSKRFGKVQKSKAEFEKSKLEYKQYVSKSNLELNKAKRAFLDAENKLKLNTLALEQSKESLRIRTNRFKEGLEKTSDLLIAETKYAQKQLEYYQTIFEYNYSQAYLQFLTKE; from the coding sequence ATGAAAAATCCACTATTTATACTTTTTCTGTTTTTAGGAACATTGTTTTTACAAGCGCAAGAGATAAAACCAATTTCTAAAAAAGCAGTTTTAAAACAAGTTTCTGAAAAAAATACAAGTATTAAAATTTCTGAACAAGAGTTTAATGTAGCAAAAGCAGATTACAAACAAACAAATGCGGTGTTTTTACCGAACATTACAGCAAGTCATACAGGAATTTCAACTACAAATCCGTTAATGGCTTTTGGCTCTAAATTGAATCAAGAAATTTTAACACAAAACGATTTTAATCCAGCATTGTTAAATGACCCAACAACTACTAGAAATTTTGCAACTAAGATTGAAATTCAACAACCACTAATTAATTTAGATGGTATTTATCAACGTAAAGCCGCTAAATCTAAAATGGAAGCTATGTCTTTAAAAACTGAACGCACACAAGATTTTATGACGTTTGAAGTAGAAAAAGCATACATGCAATTACAATTAGCTTACAAAGCAGTAGCTGTTTTAGAAAAAGCCTTAGAAGCAGCAAATGCAAATAAAAAATTAGCAGATAATAGTTTTAAACAAGGCTACCTCCAACGAGCTGATGTATTGAATGTGGAAGTACGCGTTACTGAAGTTCAAAATCAATTACAAACAGCAAAAAGCAATGTGCAAAATGCTTCTAATTATTTATCGTTTTTAATGAATGATAAAACTTATGTTGTTTACAAACCAACAGATAAATTAATGATTTCTACTTTTAGTATTGAAGATAAAATGGTGTCTGAAAATCGTTCGGATATTAAAGCAATGCAATTAGCTTCAAACGCTTATGAAGCGATGAATAAATCAGATAAAATGGCGTTTTTACCAAAATTAAATGCTTTTGGAAGTTATGAAATGTATGACAACAAAATATTTCAAGGAAGTGCAAATGGATATTTAATTGGAGCTCAACTAAGTTGGGACATTTTCCAAGGCTCTAAACGTTTTGGAAAAGTCCAGAAAAGTAAAGCGGAATTTGAAAAATCTAAATTAGAATACAAGCAATATGTATCTAAAAGTAATTTAGAATTGAATAAAGCAAAACGTGCTTTTTTAGATGCCGAAAACAAACTAAAATTAAACACTTTAGCTTTAGAACAATCTAAAGAATCTTTAAGAATTAGAACTAATAGATTTAAAGAAGGTCTAGAAAAAACGTCTGATTTACTAATAGCCGAAACAAAATATGCGCAAAAGCAATTAGAATATTATCAAACCATTTTTGAATACAATTACTCACAAGCGTACTTACAATTTTTAACTAAAGAATAA